The segment CTTCCCTTGCCTCTGTTCCGGCAGGTGTTTGAAGCTGCACTAGCATGGATACGCTATGAACGAGACCAGAGGGAGCTGTTCCTGCCTGAGCTCCTCTCCAAAATCCGCCTGCCCCTTTGCCGGCCTCAGTTCCTCACTGACAGAGTGCAACAAGACGACCTGGTGCGCTGCTGCCACAAATGCAGGTGAGGCTTAGACATGGGGTCAGAGGACCTTAGGGCGGATGGTGGCATCGGTGGAGGTAGCAGGAGTGTGGTTTAGCAGTCTTGGAGTCTGAAATTCTCTCTATAGAATcacgaaggttggaaaagacctctgagatccccacgtccaaccatcagcccatccccaccatgtccatTGGAGCATGTCCCCAcatgccacatctccatggttcttgaacacctccagggcagCGACCACACCacgtccctgggcagctgtgccactgcatcaccactctttcagagaagaaacttcTCCTAATGTGAGACAGAATACCTCACAtagcaaaacacaaagcactCTCGCCGTTTTTAACCTGGCAGCAGGACTACGTCGTACTCTGAAAGAATTGGCTGTAATAGCAGAAAATCAGTTGCCTAAATCTGAGTTAAGGCAGTCGGCTTTCAAACTCTTTAAATATCTCACTTTGGTTTCAGAGATCTGGTGGATGAAGCAAAAGATTATCACCTCATGCCAGAGCGTCGACCGCACCTCCCAGCATTCAAGACCCGTCCTCGGTGCTGTACATCAATTGCAGGACTGATCTATGCTGTTGGAGGACTTAACTCAGCAGGTACCTTGCACATCCTCTCCCCACGGCGAAGAGAGTTATGCAGTGTGCACTGTGGGATCGTGAAGATCCCATTTCACCCTCATACACACATAGAATTGTTAACGCTGGAAAAGATCACTGATATCTCCAAGTCCAACCCCGGCCCACCACCACCAtacccactgcccacatccctcagtgccacatccccacagttctggaacacctccagggatggtaaccccaccacttccctgggcagtctgttccaatgcctgaccactcttttggggaagaagttcttcctaatatccaacctcacGCGAAGCATTGGACAGTTTTCTCCTTGCTGTGCAGCTCTCTGGCCTGTAATGCTCAAGGTGGCTGTACCCATAGCCTAACATCTTCCCTCTAGAAGTTCTGTCTTTGTCAGGGTTAGGACAGCTGTTCTGGTGTATCTCAAAGAAGCAATGTATTGAGAAGGTTGTCCATGCCCATAACAACTTGTAGAACTTGGAGGTATTAGGCTGAAGCTGGTGGGATTGCAGGATCACAGCTGCAGACACAGTGCACTTGTGTGACACCACTCCCAAGAATGATAAGGGGCAGAAAATATTAAACTGCCTGCTTGGGAAATGTCCACTGGGGTTTTAAAAATCCTCCAAACAATGGCTCACTGAGGTAGGATCTCTGTAATGGGTCCATGCTGGGCACTGCCTTACGGGATGGCCGTTCTCCCTTCACACCACAGCATGGCTGACTTAGAGGGAAGCTGTATttccagaaagcagaaacacCAAGAGATGTGGCATAGTGTAGGTCTCTGCTGCCCCTTCGAGGCTACAGGAGGCCCCACTTGCTCAGCCTAGGACTCATCAAGCCTTGCTGCGCAGCACAGGCAGGGTTTGCACCACTGCAATCCTTTTGGCATCACAGAGTGCACCTGTATTTTCCACAGCAGCTCTCTAGCACCGTGCTGCAGAGGCTGAAGGGTGGGTCCCCCCCTTTTAATTTGAGTAGCAAATTTTTATGCAGGCGACTCTCTGAACGTGGTGGAAGTCTTTGACCCCATTGCCAACCGCTGGGAGAAGTGCCAGCCGATGACGACGGCGCGGAGCCGTGTCGGTGTGGCCGTGGTGAATGGGCTGCTCTACGCCATCGGGGGGTACGATGGGCAGCTGAGGCTGAGCACGGTGGAGGTGTACAACCCTGAGATGGATTCCTGGTCCAAAGTGGAAAGCATGAACAGCAAACGAAGGTATGCAGGCTCATTGAATGTATGGATTTGGAGCCGGAGGGATAAAAGTGAGGTTGGGGGGTGATGGTGGATGCCAAATGAGGGATTCTTGCGTGGAGACATAGTAGAAACAAAAGGAGCAGAGGAATGGAGTGATGTGGAAGCAGGAAAGGTTTGCTTGACCACATTTGGGGCACTTGTGCTGATTCTTGCTGGTAAGAGGGAGCAGCTTTCATCAACTCCGCAATACAGCACTGATATACAGGGCAATCCATTGGCAAGTAAAAAGCAGCTGAGCAGTAATTAGTGTGAGCTGTTAACTACAGAGGTCTTTTAGTTCTGATGGCATAAAGGAATGAAGTCAAACTAGAAGAGTGTGTTAACATTCTGCCTGTGAGGTCTGTAAGGGTTTGAGCTGGAGTCGCAAGGAAAGGAGTTGGAGCTCCATTTCTTCATACTGTGATACCTGATGGTAGGTAAAGCACAGGTGAGCACAGCGTAGGAAATTCTCCCCTGCTAAGAGTAAGGATTAACCTGTTTTTCTATCTCTGGACACTGCTAGGATTGTCTTTCCCTACCAGAAAGCACAGGAGAATCATAGctggaaaggagaggaagattTTGATAGCCCAGACAGAGGCATTTACAGCTAAGCAAAAGGTGTTTGGCTTTGACCAGAGCTACCACAGTACATGACCACCCTAGGGATCATTTTGTGGTTGGATTTGGGAGCACAGCCTGTGTTGTTTTGATAACCCACCTACTAAGCTGTGTGAGTATTGTCCTCCCCACCACAACACGGTGGCTGCTTCCATGTTTAAACATACTCCTGGCTTCCATGGGTTTAGCTGTGGTTTTCTTCACACTCGTGCCTGGTCACTGAGAGCTGCTAAATTGCTCGCTGTTCTGCAAGCTTTGCAGTGCTTATTTATCATCATGGTTGgtctggtttgtttgttgtggtCTGAGACGTGGATTGCTTGGGAAGAGTGCACTGCAAGAGGCTGAGTATGGGAAATCTGAGGCACGAGGCTCTCAGTGGTGGCATCCCTGTGACTGCTGGTGCCACATTGCTTTGCAGGAGTGTGTCACAGAAACGAGTCCCGGCCATTTCGGTTCTTAACCAGAGTTCATCTAAATCCCTAGAACCATTTCCATCCTGTGAGATCACCCACATTTATAATTTGTAGCAGAAAAGTTCAGTTTTTTCCATAGCATTGAGGTTCCTGGGAGCTTTTCCCACAATGAGGGGCGGATGCTCTCCCATGTTTGGGTTTCTCTGTGCCAAAGCCAAGCAGGACGGGTGTCAGATGCCCTCGTGTAGGGGAAAATCTCAGCTGCTGTACAAACCCCTTGGCTCTTGAAGTAGTGCTGAGGTTCTGCCCTTGAGAATTGTGTATCCAAGGTTCTAGAAAAAGGTTTTTTGACTTCACTTTCAAAAGTGAGATTCTAGTCTCTTACTTGAAGCATCCCATCTGGTGGCCTTTTGGACCCAAATAGGCAACTTAGAAGGTGTTGTGTGATGGTGTTCCAACGGGGTCAAGGCACCTTCATTGAACCAGCTGTACATCTGACAGCACCTCCTGCGTGTCCCGAGGCTGTGTGGCAGTGCCAATGGCCGTAGGACAGAATCATTCATGTTGGAAAAGGTCACTGATAACACCAAGTCCaccccccaacccaccccactgtgcccactgaccacatctccacggctctggaacacctccagggacagagaccTTAAGCCCCATCCAGTTGAAACCCCGAATCAGTACCCTCAGGAGACTCAGCATTGTAAAGCTGGTGATTGCAGACAACGCATGAGGCGGATTGGGTGGATTTGGCACACTGTAGGCTGTCACACCATGCCAAACCAGCTGGTGGTTCTGCTGCTCGTTGCAGTGCGATGGGGACGGTGGTGCTGGATGGGCAGATCTACGTTTGCGGTGGATACGATGGAAACTCCTCGCTCAACTCCGTGGAGTCCTATTCTccagaaacaaacaagtaaGAGCTCTGTGTGCCCTACagcttgtcctcctgctgctgccaggggtGTGCCGTGCACAACATAATAGAGCCCTGTCGGTAAAGTGAACGTCGTGAGGTTAGGtggaaaatattctgtatgATGTCCCTCCCAGCAGGAGTTTGCCTTGGTGCAAGCAGACTAAACCAGTGATTTGTATACAGTAAGTAGTGAAGGGAGAGGGATTGAAAGCCAGCACTGGAaaagccagcagagctgtgacagCCTGTGGAGCAGCTGCTTGCCATGCTAACCTCTCCCCTCTCTTGACAAGGTGGACAGTGGTGACCCCCATGAGCTCCAACCGCAGCGCTGCTGGTGTCACTGTGTTCGAGGGCAGGATCTACGTGTCGGGAGGGCACGACGGCCTGCAGATCTTCAACAGTGTAagtccatagaatcatagaatggcctgggttgaaaaggaccacaatgctcatccagttccaaccccctgctatgtgcagggtcgccaaccagcagaccaggctgcccagagccacatccagcctggccttgaatgcctccagggatgatggggcatccacagcctccttgggcaacctgttccagtgcgtcaccaccctctgagtgaaaaacttcctcctgatatccaacctaaacctcccctgtctcagtttaaaaccattcccccttgagctatcactatccacccttgtcAACAGCCGTTCCCTGTTCATGCAGTGTGAGTGCTTCTTCTCTGCATATCCCCTGAAGCAGGATTTAGTGTGGGACAGACAAGGCTCACTCATCTGCCTGGGACTGAACAGGAAGCAGTATCTGAACTGGGTTTTCACTGATGTGCTGCCCTCAGAAAGTTATAATTAAGGgatctgcagggagcagcaatAACTATTTCCACTTTGCCCAGCAGATCAAGTGCAGATGATTGTCTGCAGCCTGAAGTACCGCAGAGCCAAGATCTGCAAGTCTGCTTGTCTCAGCTCATTCCTGAATTGGATGAGTTCGGAGCAGTGCTGAAGTTCTTGCAGGAGGGGTCCATCTAATAGTCTCTCCAGAAACACAGGGGATACAAAATGGTGTtggtttgggggggttgggggtctcTGCTCCActtccctcccttttcctttcctcttctcctgtaATCACTGCAATGTGCTGCCTGGGAGATCAGGGAGTCTCACTCAGAGGGATCTTTGAGGGCAGCTTGGGCACACACCCTTTGGATCTGATAGCtttggctgcttctgttttggGGCACCCACATAATTTTGCACGCAGGAGGGAAATGGtagattttccttttgctacctagaaatcatggaatcattgaggctggaaaagacccgTAAGATAATTTAAGTCCAGCACCAAACCatctcaccatgcccactgaccacagccctcagtgccacgtctccaggtgtcttgaacacttccagggtcagtgactccaccactcccctgggcagcccgtgcctCTGCATTAcaactcttttggagaagaaaacttCCCTAACACCCAACGTGAACctgccctggtgcagcttgaggctCCCGGACCTCTTCAAAACACAACCCAGAAGCTGATAAATGGGGAAGGAGGCAAAAGGAGCTGCATTTGCTGTGGTCTGTGCAGCAATGGCTGGTGGCGCCCAGCTCATTAAAAAAGCTGAATAGCGTTATGAAATTGGAATATGTGAAATCAAGAAacaagggcaggctggatggggctctgagcacctaatggagctgtgggtgtccctgttcagtgcgggggagctgggctgggtgccctttagaggtcccttccaactccaatgATTCCACAATTCTATGATAACGCCGTTTTCCTGCACAGCCTGCCGTTGGATGATGAGTGTGTGATGTCTCTGCCTGTTGCTGCATGTCTGCTTCAAGCTTCCCCTTGATGCTGTGCCATCCCTGTGTCTGCAGGTGGAGTACTACAACCAGCACACGGCCACCTGGCACCCGGTGGCCAGCATGCTCAACAAGCGCTGCCGCCACGGGGCggcctccctgggcagcaagATGTTTGTCTGCGGGGGTTACGACggctctgccttcctcagcaTCGCCGAAGTGTACAGCTCTGTGGCAGACCAGTGGTATCTGATCGTCCCCATGAACACCCGCAGGAGCCGAGTGTCCCTGGTTGCAAACTGTGGCCGCCTCTACGCCGTTGGGGGCTATGATGGACAGTCCAACCTCAGCTCGGTTGAGATGTACGACCCGGAGACCAACCGTTGGACGTTCATGGCTCCGATGGTGTGCCACGAAGGGGGGGTTGGCGTGGGCTGCATCCCTCTGCTGACCATCTGAggaggcagcagtgaggagccGTCTCGTAACCGACAATCGTGGGAGAGCTCCAGCTCTGATAGCCCGCTCTGATAGCCAGAGAGATCCATCTCCAGGTgctcaaacacacacaaaacttGACACGACCACCCCCACCCTTGGCTCTTGGGCTGAGGCTCCGGAAGGATCAACGTTATTCGAACTACAGTGCGAGTGTGAATGTGCTGCTATGAGCAAGGAGCTGCCCTCCTCCCGCTTTTGCCTCTGCGCAGACCCACAGCTGAGCAAATCCTTCCTCTCCCCAACAGCACCGTGCCACGTTGGCTGTGCTTTGGCCAACGCTGGGAAGTGTTGTTGTGCGTTGGGAGGGAACAGTCCCCATTGCGACACAGGCCACTACCATGACTTGAAGAACACTTGCACACCTTCTGTCAGCAGCAAGGACCCCAGGAGCCCAAGAGTTTGATCAGCAGTGGTCTTGTTTGGGTTGTTTCAGCTTAATGCTGGCCACGTTGAGATCTTACCCAGTCTACCAAAGCAGGCAGAACCCACCAGCATAGGCCCATAAGACCATATCCAGGCTCTGCGTGTTCGGGTGCTTCTTGCACAAGCCACTGCTATCTTCTCCAAGTGCTTTCTTCAGCTCTGATGGGGAAAATTTCTCCACAAGAGCCACAGGATGGAGAAACTGGGAGGAGAAAAAGTCGGTTAAACCATCGGAGCGTTTTAGCAAACGTTGGAGGAAGAATGCCAAATGTCAACCACACCAAGCAACAGCCTTAGGATTTCAACAGAGGAGGCGAACCAAGGTGTTAATTGTCAGGATACCCCTTCACCGTCAATAGGTGTCACCAAAAATAAGCTTTGGCTTTGCTACGTTGGTATGTAAGAGGCAGCTGATGCAGGGTGGCTGGGATCTTTAAGGAGGAGAGGGATCACTGCCTTTGTGCCAGCACTGGAGATGTGTGGCTGTGTTGGGGCAGCTGCAATTCAGCTCCGAGGAGCAGAGGAACatgcagcagcatccctgcaaGGGGCTGGTGGGAAACCACACTTGCCCAGCATGTGTGACATCAACGTCTCGGGGTTTGTGTGCTGGGAAAGGCCTTGGCAATGTGCTTATTTCATGGCAGCCACGCAAGGGAAC is part of the Gallus gallus isolate bGalGal1 chromosome 2, bGalGal1.mat.broiler.GRCg7b, whole genome shotgun sequence genome and harbors:
- the KLHL18 gene encoding kelch-like protein 18 isoform X5 — protein: MSQVGDHKFSAHRIVLAASIPYFHAMFTNDMMECKQDEIVMQGMDPSALEALINFAYNGHLAIDQQNVQSLLMGASFLQLQNIKDACCTFLRERLHPKNCLGVRQFAETMMCAVLYDAANSFIHQHFVEVSMSEEFLALPFEDVLELVSRDELNVKSEEQVFEAALAWIRYERDQRELFLPELLSKIRLPLCRPQFLTDRVQQDDLVRCCHKCRDLVDEAKDYHLMPERRPHLPAFKTRPRCCTSIAGLIYAVGGLNSAGDSLNVVEVFDPIANRWEKCQPMTTARSRVGVAVVNGLLYAIGGYDGQLRLSTVEVYNPEMDSWSKVESMNSKRSAMGTVVLDGQIYVCGGYDGNSSLNSVESYSPETNKWTVVTPMSSNRSAAGVTVFEGRIYVSGGHDGLQIFNSVEYYNQHTATWHPVASMLNKRCRHGAASLGSKMFVCGGYDGSAFLSIAEVYSSVADQWYLIVPMNTRRSRVSLVANCGRLYAVGGYDGQSNLSSVEMYDPETNRWTFMAPMVCHEGGVGVGCIPLLTI
- the KLHL18 gene encoding kelch-like protein 18, whose translation is MLEAAAAAEPELDPEDLVHFSVGDLPSRGYGVMGEIRRQGKLCDVTLKVGDHKFSAHRIVLAASIPYFHAMFTNDMMECKQDEIVMQGMDPSALEALINFAYNGHLAIDQQNVQSLLMGASFLQLQNIKDACCTFLRERLHPKNCLGVRQFAETMMCAVLYDAANSFIHQHFVEVSMSEEFLALPFEDVLELVSRDELNVKSEEQVFEAALAWIRYERDQRELFLPELLSKIRLPLCRPQFLTDRVQQDDLVRCCHKCRDLVDEAKDYHLMPERRPHLPAFKTRPRCCTSIAGLIYAVGGLNSAANFYAGDSLNVVEVFDPIANRWEKCQPMTTARSRVGVAVVNGLLYAIGGYDGQLRLSTVEVYNPEMDSWSKVESMNSKRSAMGTVVLDGQIYVCGGYDGNSSLNSVESYSPETNKWTVVTPMSSNRSAAGVTVFEGRIYVSGGHDGLQIFNSVEYYNQHTATWHPVASMLNKRCRHGAASLGSKMFVCGGYDGSAFLSIAEVYSSVADQWYLIVPMNTRRSRVSLVANCGRLYAVGGYDGQSNLSSVEMYDPETNRWTFMAPMVCHEGGVGVGCIPLLTI
- the KLHL18 gene encoding kelch-like protein 18 isoform X3, translating into MIQLSLTQLESCCMTVGDHKFSAHRIVLAASIPYFHAMFTNDMMECKQDEIVMQGMDPSALEALINFAYNGHLAIDQQNVQSLLMGASFLQLQNIKDACCTFLRERLHPKNCLGVRQFAETMMCAVLYDAANSFIHQHFVEVSMSEEFLALPFEDVLELVSRDELNVKSEEQVFEAALAWIRYERDQRELFLPELLSKIRLPLCRPQFLTDRVQQDDLVRCCHKCRDLVDEAKDYHLMPERRPHLPAFKTRPRCCTSIAGLIYAVGGLNSAANFYAGDSLNVVEVFDPIANRWEKCQPMTTARSRVGVAVVNGLLYAIGGYDGQLRLSTVEVYNPEMDSWSKVESMNSKRSAMGTVVLDGQIYVCGGYDGNSSLNSVESYSPETNKWTVVTPMSSNRSAAGVTVFEGRIYVSGGHDGLQIFNSVEYYNQHTATWHPVASMLNKRCRHGAASLGSKMFVCGGYDGSAFLSIAEVYSSVADQWYLIVPMNTRRSRVSLVANCGRLYAVGGYDGQSNLSSVEMYDPETNRWTFMAPMVCHEGGVGVGCIPLLTI
- the KLHL18 gene encoding kelch-like protein 18 isoform X4; this translates as MSQVGDHKFSAHRIVLAASIPYFHAMFTNDMMECKQDEIVMQGMDPSALEALINFAYNGHLAIDQQNVQSLLMGASFLQLQNIKDACCTFLRERLHPKNCLGVRQFAETMMCAVLYDAANSFIHQHFVEVSMSEEFLALPFEDVLELVSRDELNVKSEEQVFEAALAWIRYERDQRELFLPELLSKIRLPLCRPQFLTDRVQQDDLVRCCHKCRDLVDEAKDYHLMPERRPHLPAFKTRPRCCTSIAGLIYAVGGLNSAANFYAGDSLNVVEVFDPIANRWEKCQPMTTARSRVGVAVVNGLLYAIGGYDGQLRLSTVEVYNPEMDSWSKVESMNSKRSAMGTVVLDGQIYVCGGYDGNSSLNSVESYSPETNKWTVVTPMSSNRSAAGVTVFEGRIYVSGGHDGLQIFNSVEYYNQHTATWHPVASMLNKRCRHGAASLGSKMFVCGGYDGSAFLSIAEVYSSVADQWYLIVPMNTRRSRVSLVANCGRLYAVGGYDGQSNLSSVEMYDPETNRWTFMAPMVCHEGGVGVGCIPLLTI
- the KLHL18 gene encoding kelch-like protein 18 isoform X2: MKALRGYKCELVQQSLCRLKGDNALVEVGDHKFSAHRIVLAASIPYFHAMFTNDMMECKQDEIVMQGMDPSALEALINFAYNGHLAIDQQNVQSLLMGASFLQLQNIKDACCTFLRERLHPKNCLGVRQFAETMMCAVLYDAANSFIHQHFVEVSMSEEFLALPFEDVLELVSRDELNVKSEEQVFEAALAWIRYERDQRELFLPELLSKIRLPLCRPQFLTDRVQQDDLVRCCHKCRDLVDEAKDYHLMPERRPHLPAFKTRPRCCTSIAGLIYAVGGLNSAANFYAGDSLNVVEVFDPIANRWEKCQPMTTARSRVGVAVVNGLLYAIGGYDGQLRLSTVEVYNPEMDSWSKVESMNSKRSAMGTVVLDGQIYVCGGYDGNSSLNSVESYSPETNKWTVVTPMSSNRSAAGVTVFEGRIYVSGGHDGLQIFNSVEYYNQHTATWHPVASMLNKRCRHGAASLGSKMFVCGGYDGSAFLSIAEVYSSVADQWYLIVPMNTRRSRVSLVANCGRLYAVGGYDGQSNLSSVEMYDPETNRWTFMAPMVCHEGGVGVGCIPLLTI
- the KLHL18 gene encoding kelch-like protein 18 isoform X1 translates to MLEAAAAAEPELDPEDLVHFSVGDLPSRGYGVMGEIRRQGKLCDVTLKVGDHKFSAHRIVLAASIPYFHAMFTNDMMECKQDEIVMQGMDPSALEALINFAYNGHLAIDQQNVQSLLMGASFLQLQNIKDACCTFLRERLHPKNCLGVRQFAETMMCAVLYDAANSFIHQHFVEVSMSEEFLALPFEDVLELVSRDELNVKSEEQVFEAALAWIRYERDQRELFLPELLSKIRLPLCRPQFLTDRVQQDDLVRCCHKCRDLVDEAKDYHLMPERRPHLPAFKTRPRCCTSIAGLIYAVGGLNSAGDSLNVVEVFDPIANRWEKCQPMTTARSRVGVAVVNGLLYAIGGYDGQLRLSTVEVYNPEMDSWSKVESMNSKRSAMGTVVLDGQIYVCGGYDGNSSLNSVESYSPETNKWTVVTPMSSNRSAAGVTVFEGRIYVSGGHDGLQIFNSVEYYNQHTATWHPVASMLNKRCRHGAASLGSKMFVCGGYDGSAFLSIAEVYSSVADQWYLIVPMNTRRSRVSLVANCGRLYAVGGYDGQSNLSSVEMYDPETNRWTFMAPMVCHEGGVGVGCIPLLTI
- the KLHL18 gene encoding kelch-like protein 18 isoform X6, coding for MIQLSLTQLESCCMTVGDHKFSAHRIVLAASIPYFHAMFTNDMMECKQDEIVMQGMDPSALEALINFAYNGHLAIDQQNVQSLLMGASFLQLQNIKDACCTFLRERLHPKNCLGVRQFAETMMCAVLYDAANSFIHQHFVEVSMSEEFLALPFEDVLELVSRDELNVKSEEQVFEAALAWIRYERDQRELFLPELLSKIRLPLCRPQFLTDRVQQDDLVRCCHKCRDLVDEAKDYHLMPERRPHLPAFKTRPRCCTSIAGLIYAVGGLNSAGDSLNVVEVFDPIANRWEKCQPMTTARSRVGVAVVNGLLYAIGGYDGQLRLSTVEVYNPEMDSWSKVESMNSKRSAMGTVVLDGQIYVCGGYDGNSSLNSVESYSPETNKWTVVTPMSSNRSAAGVTVFEGRIYVSGGHDGLQIFNSVEYYNQHTATWHPVASMLNKRCRHGAASLGSKMFVCGGYDGSAFLSIAEVYSSVADQWYLIVPMNTRRSRVSLVANCGRLYAVGGYDGQSNLSSVEMYDPETNRWTFMAPMVCHEGGVGVGCIPLLTI
- the KLHL18 gene encoding kelch-like protein 18 isoform X7 encodes the protein MFTNDMMECKQDEIVMQGMDPSALEALINFAYNGHLAIDQQNVQSLLMGASFLQLQNIKDACCTFLRERLHPKNCLGVRQFAETMMCAVLYDAANSFIHQHFVEVSMSEEFLALPFEDVLELVSRDELNVKSEEQVFEAALAWIRYERDQRELFLPELLSKIRLPLCRPQFLTDRVQQDDLVRCCHKCRDLVDEAKDYHLMPERRPHLPAFKTRPRCCTSIAGLIYAVGGLNSAANFYAGDSLNVVEVFDPIANRWEKCQPMTTARSRVGVAVVNGLLYAIGGYDGQLRLSTVEVYNPEMDSWSKVESMNSKRSAMGTVVLDGQIYVCGGYDGNSSLNSVESYSPETNKWTVVTPMSSNRSAAGVTVFEGRIYVSGGHDGLQIFNSVEYYNQHTATWHPVASMLNKRCRHGAASLGSKMFVCGGYDGSAFLSIAEVYSSVADQWYLIVPMNTRRSRVSLVANCGRLYAVGGYDGQSNLSSVEMYDPETNRWTFMAPMVCHEGGVGVGCIPLLTI
- the KLHL18 gene encoding kelch-like protein 18 isoform X8 codes for the protein MGASFLQLQNIKDACCTFLRERLHPKNCLGVRQFAETMMCAVLYDAANSFIHQHFVEVSMSEEFLALPFEDVLELVSRDELNVKSEEQVFEAALAWIRYERDQRELFLPELLSKIRLPLCRPQFLTDRVQQDDLVRCCHKCRDLVDEAKDYHLMPERRPHLPAFKTRPRCCTSIAGLIYAVGGLNSAANFYAGDSLNVVEVFDPIANRWEKCQPMTTARSRVGVAVVNGLLYAIGGYDGQLRLSTVEVYNPEMDSWSKVESMNSKRSAMGTVVLDGQIYVCGGYDGNSSLNSVESYSPETNKWTVVTPMSSNRSAAGVTVFEGRIYVSGGHDGLQIFNSVEYYNQHTATWHPVASMLNKRCRHGAASLGSKMFVCGGYDGSAFLSIAEVYSSVADQWYLIVPMNTRRSRVSLVANCGRLYAVGGYDGQSNLSSVEMYDPETNRWTFMAPMVCHEGGVGVGCIPLLTI